The genomic stretch ATTATTTGGTTGTGTCTGATAATATAGACATATTTGTttattttgaaagctatttattcATTTAGCATGATGACAATAATTTTATTCACTAACATTTCGATAAGACATGTATgttaaaacttatttatttagtttaataaattattttaatttatttatttaattaatttatgtatattgaataaaaataaataaatttttattaaatttattaatggcCTACCATTCAGACCAGGGCCAAGCGTGAAGAACTCTTGTTGGCCACCTCTCCATTACATATGAGTTGACTAGTCTAACAAACTTGGCATGTGTAATCATTGACACAGCGATGTGGATAGGGCTCCTAgtatttataacataggtgaaaCCAGAAGTGCCCACCAAAGATACATTAGGATTCGAGGAAACAAGGAGGGCCCACCAAAGATAGATTAGGATTCTAGGATGGATGGTGATGCAGCCTTGATACTTAGATTGGACTTTTGCTCCCGGACTTAATATTGAACTTCATTAACGTCAACTTTATTCAAGTTTCTACCAAGATAAATCATAAAGATCATGTTGTATCTcttctttttagattttttttttaatttaaaactattgAATCCGGTAGGTAATACTGAATTTATGATAATCTATTTGATCCTATAGTAATTTtttattgatcaaatatctacaAATATCTTGTAATTGGATCGAACCATAGATATCTTAGGTAACAATTtaacaattttttaatttttttttttaattcaagtgTTTACGTGTGTAAGACTCACCTACCATTCGTGTGTGATGGATGATTTAGGGAGGCGTTTCTTCATGCTCACCAATCATTCCTAAGTTCTCCCCCACACGCTTTCCCTTTACTTCACGAGCAATATCACGTGTGCCATCTCGATCACGCCCCACCGTTTTGTTCCTCCCAAACGAAGGAAATTGGCAGCGATAATCTTCTCTGTATCCTCGCAAACCAAATCAATCTtgttcttgaaaaaaaaaaaatcaagttcttGCATGGCGTGAAAGAGGAGAAGAGTAGAATCACAAATGGCACTGGAACTACAAATGAAGTGTCTGTAAATAATAAAAACACATATCGATCAAACTACTTTCCTCCCTGATCAGCAGCGATTTCTGCCGCGCCCCAGATGAAAAGAGAGGGCGTGGGCTGGCTAGCTAGTCAATTGGGCGTGAGGAATCGATGGATTCAGCACGTTGTGGAGCGGACGAAGGGATTACTGAATAGATTGTTCTTCGGAGCCACCTGCAGCGGCTCGGCCGCCCCACCGGCGTTGCTCCCGGCGACGATGGCCTTGCAGGAAGGGCACACGGACAGGGTCGCCACTGGGAATTGCATGTAGACCGCCGCCGCCGGTGATGCCAATTTTAGGGACTTCAGCTCCTGCAGCTCCCTCTGCAGGCGTTGGTTCTCCTCGGTCAGCGACTCGCAGCACCGCTTCAGGAACTCGTAGTCCACCTCCGTCTGCTTCAGCTTCGTCCTGCGGCAGTTAGTTGATCATTTAAACGCGCTTAAAATGGCCCAAATCTCGATTAAAAGAGAGAAGGAAGACGATAGTCTGTTAGAGTGAAACCTTGCTCTTCTGTTCTGGAACCAGACCTCCACCTGCCGTGGCCGGAGATTTAATTGCTTCGCCAAGGCATGCTTCTGTTTCTGCTCGTTACAGAATTAGGTAGGTAAGATCAGTAACCACCGCGTCACATGATTAATCGACGAATAATTTAATCAAACTTACGGGATCGAGGGTGCTCTGCTCCTTGAATCGGTCCTCCAGCATGGCCGACTGCTCCTTGGTGAGCCTCAGCTTCTTCTTGCCTCCGCCGTCGCTGTCCAGACCGCCGCCTTCTTCCCCGCAGGTAAATTTCTTCTCCTTTCTGGCCTCCGGCGACGGCGTGCGGGCGGCGGAGTACGACGACATGGCGCTGAGCGGTGGAGCCGCCGCCTCCGCCGCCGCTCTGTTTTCCCTGCTTAGCGGCGGCCGCTTCCGGTCGGCGACGGCGAGGCCGAGCGCGAGGCTGGTGTCGCAGGCGTCGGTCTCCAGACTCACAGCCTTCATACTCCGGCACGCATCGGGTGGTTACGAGGAGTAGAATTCGAGGATTTATAGCGCGCGCGGCATGAACAGGAAACTGAAAGCTTAATTTCCCAGGTTGACTGACAAAGCTGAGGACTCGAAAGCAAAGAAGACTTAATTATTAAGCGAAAAACAACAAGCTAGAGGCGTGACATCGCTGGCTCGCctcccttccttccttccttccttccttccactCTGAGCTGACTTGCTGAGCTGAGCTCCCTCATCAATTTCATCCTCGTCAGTCAGTCAGTCATAACATTTGTGTTGTTCTTTCAATTTCCACATAAATTAAACTATCTACGTCGTAAATGGAAGAAATTCAGGAATGACATGACGTGTTTGGTTCCCTTGATGGCATTAGCATACCGGTAGTTGCCATTCGATCTCCGGTGGATGTGGGCTCCGCCTCACGCGCCTTGGTGCCGGGCCTTTTACTGGGCTGAGGGGCTATGGCAGTGAGGTGGACACATGGGCTGGCTGGTTAGCGATCGGAACAATTATGGCTATTAATGGCACCGTGGCCTTCCATGTCTTGTTTAGGGCAAAAGGGCAAAAGCAGAGTGAGGAGTGGAGCGGAATGGATGGAGAGGAATTGCTCTCACACTTTTCCTACGCAATTCATGAATGTGATGTGGGGCCAACCCTGAAGCCTTTTCTCCTAATCGGAAATGCCTCCCAATTATTGAGTTCTACCCACCCACCAACcaaccaacaataataataatcatcatcatcatcaacaacaaaGTTTTGATATGCCGGGCTATGGTGCTATGAGAAGAGTGGGACAAACTTACTACATaacatttgaaattttttaaaaaacttatgatGCTGATCATCTGTCAAAAATCtatctatattttttaatttagttttgtgACCGATAAATTTTTTTGGTAGAATAGGACTGATTATATTTAGGATGAATCGGATGGTAAGAATGAATGACTCCTCATTCAATTTTGCATTCTCGGTTAAGTTATTATTGTGATTACGAGTAACTACAAAGCTTAGAACTGTAGAGCACATGAGGCTAGGATATTTTAGTATTCCTG from Zingiber officinale cultivar Zhangliang chromosome 5B, Zo_v1.1, whole genome shotgun sequence encodes the following:
- the LOC121986202 gene encoding homeobox-leucine zipper protein HOX19-like → MKAVSLETDACDTSLALGLAVADRKRPPLSRENRAAAEAAAPPLSAMSSYSAARTPSPEARKEKKFTCGEEGGGLDSDGGGKKKLRLTKEQSAMLEDRFKEQSTLDPKQKHALAKQLNLRPRQVEVWFQNRRARTKLKQTEVDYEFLKRCCESLTEENQRLQRELQELKSLKLASPAAAVYMQFPVATLSVCPSCKAIVAGSNAGGAAEPLQVAPKNNLFSNPFVRSTTC